One Pichia kudriavzevii chromosome 3, complete sequence genomic window carries:
- a CDS encoding uncharacterized protein (PKUD0C01380; similar to Saccharomyces cerevisiae YFR034C (PHO4); ancestral locus Anc_7.191) codes for MVNTSRTKTPQQQQQQQQQVQSNTLPPLSPLVSPLLGPSLSSSASSVTNSPLLGTPALHARPSVYANPHRRSATSSPLILASSRPLATGILVGGTASPMGPVGPAGPTGPTGVPAKRRKSDSHRLAEQGRRARLNSALRELESLLPAGVPETVVGGVGDGNNNSAGNNNSNFNNCSNTSISNNNSSNNSKAATVERACLYIKTLQQELETLRNGQRCRE; via the coding sequence ATGGTCAACACTTCAAGAACAAAGACAccacaacaacagcaacaacaacaacaacaggtTCAATCGAACACACTGCCCCCTCTGAGCCCACTCGTGTCCCCTCTTCTAGGGCCGTCCTTGTCGAGCTCGGCCAGCTCAGTGACAAATTCCCCCCTCTTGGGCACGCCGGCTCTCCATGCGCGGCCCTCCGTTTACGCAAACCCTCATCGACGCTCCGCCACGAGCTCGCCGCTCATTCTTGCGTCGTCCCGGCCGCTGGCGACGGGGATTCTTGTAGGCGGGACGGCATCCCCCATGGGTCCTGTGGGTCCTGCGGGCCCCACGGGCCCCACGGGCGTGCCGGCGAAGCGTCGAAAGAGCGACTCGCATCGGCTTGCCGAGCAGGGGAGGCGTGCGCGGTTGAACAGTGCGCTCCGGGAGCTCGAGAGTCTGTTGCCTGCGGGGGTGCCAGAGACGGTCGTTGGTGGTGTAGGTGATGGCAATAACAATAGTGCGGGtaataacaatagcaatttcaacaattgtAGTAATACCAGCATtagcaacaacaacagcagcaacaattCCAAGGCTGCTACGGTGGAACGGGCGTGTTTGTACATCAAGACATTACAACAGGAACTCGAGACACTACGCAATGGACAGCGATGCCGAGAGTGA
- a CDS encoding uncharacterized protein (PKUD0C01410; similar to Saccharomyces cerevisiae YKL073W (LHS1); ancestral locus Anc_2.618), with protein sequence MELPSTCLFSSGNLLFIRIPTHTHTYIHIHIGTKEITQEVTMKFFKIVSFLVCTAYCVQCALLGIDFGTQNTKAVLIAPGVSLDVLLTPESKRKEVSGLAATFDKDGKIERHFGTHALASCVKSPQSCMLYMNTIIEGEEGEIQRYQEQFPGVAINKDNHGLIRVTVKSRDGSKEETFHIEEVLGMVFNEIKKRAEQHWSESASSGMITKVDDVVISVPYQLSAEGRLRIIDGAEIAGLNVVSLVEDGMSIAIDYLNRKNEIDSADEYHLIFDGGAGQTKLTLTSVNNKDGKPAVNIISRASTKSINGEIFTSKIRDLIIEKFDERQGKGLLLRKDARLMQKLWQIAERTKLILSANTETDVYIESLYDDNDFRCVVTREEFEELLKKERGLLGELVDGIAGNLTLGSIVLSGGSSRIPWIQKLLVEKFGEESISKNVNADESVVFGTIMRGAQLMGLKQRFQFTVNSERTLKYWSEELQVSESITVSGQEEEGTLEIPGLANTTFHDFNVAYEKEYMFEVPESIDCNSTRYVFEYGADLNMYLICDMGEGKERRHVLIRHHRGMNEIAKFSAKEKLRLLDHSDEEKRLLSDMKNKLETLIYELRGVEQNEAKLAELDELLDWLDYESGDATFSDVSKRYEELHGEYRVILEGGPSAALDTEEQDVHDEL encoded by the coding sequence acacacacacatacatacatacatatacatatagGAACAAAAGAGATTACACAAGAAGTAACCatgaagtttttcaaaatagtttcttttcttgtgtGTACTGCATACTGCGTGCAATGTGCACTGTTAGGGATTGATTTTGGTACGCAAAATACCAAGGCCGTCCTAATTGCTCCTGGTGTTTCACTGGACGTACTGCTAACTCCAGAATCCAAGAGAAAGGAAGTTTCAGGGTTAGCTGCTACTTTTGATAAGGACggaaaaattgaaaggCATTTTGGGACACATGCGTTGGCGTCGTGTGTCAAGTCGCCACAGTCCTGTATGCTCTATATGAACACAATAATTGAGGGTGAAGAAGGTGAGATTCAAAGGTACCAAGAGCAGTTTCCCGGAGTGGCCATTAACAAGGATAATCATGGACTCATCAGAGTAACGGTGAAAAGCAGGGATGGAAGTAAAGAGGAAACTTTCCATATTGAGGAAGTTTTGGGAATGGTATTCAATGAGATTAAGAAACGTGCGGAGCAACACTGGAGTGAAAGTGCATCTTCTGGGATGATAACCAAGGTCGACGATGTTGTTATATCTGTTCCGTATCAGCTCAGTGCCGAAGGTAGACTGAGGATTATTGATGGTGCCGAGATTGCAGGGTTGAATGTTGTGTCATTGGTTGAAGATGGAATGTCGATCGCAATTGACTATTTGAATCGTAAGAATGAGATCGATAGTGCAGACGAGTACCATTTGATCTTTGACGGTGGTGCAGGACAGACGAAATTGACTTTGACCAGTGTTAACAACAAGGACGGGAAACCTGCGGTAAATATCATTAGCCGTGCATCCACAAAGTCTATCAACGGTGAAATATTTACAAGCAAGATACGTGATTTAATCATCGAGAAGTTTGATGAAAGGCAAGGCAAGGGATTGTTGTTACGGAAAGATGCTAGGTTGATGCAAAAATTATGGCAAATTGCGGAGCGGACCAAGCTAATCTTAAGTGCCAACACAGAAACAGATGTATACATTGAATCGTTGTATGACGATAATGATTTCCGTTGTGTCGTTACGAGGGAGGAGTTTGAAGAGTTACTGAAGAAGGAGAGGGGGCTATTGGGAGAGCTGGTTGACGGTATAGCTGGGAATCTGACATTGGGTTCGATTGTGTTATCAGGAGGATCGTCACGGATCCCATGGATTCAGAAGCTATTGGTTGAGAAATTTGGAGAGGAGTCGATATCGAAGAATGTCAATGCCGATGAAAGTGTTGTCTTTGGTACGATTATGAGAGGTGCACAATTGATGGGATTGAAGCAACGGTTTCAGTTTACTGTGAATAGTGAACGTACTCTGAAGTATTGGAGTGAGGAGCTCCAAGTGTCAGAGAGCATCACAGTTTCTGGCCAAGAGGAAGAAGGGACCTTGGAGATACCAGGTTTGGCCAACACCACTTTCCACGATTTCAATGTAGCGTACGAGAAGGAGTACATGTTTGAAGTTCCGGAGAGCATAGACTGTAATTCCACAAGGTATGTTTTTGAATACGGGGCTGATTTGAACATGTACTTGATATGCGACATGGGCGAAGGAAAGGAGAGGAGACATGTACTCATCCGTCACCATCGAGGCATGAATGAGATTGCCAAGTTTTCGGCAAAGGAGAAACTACGTCTGCTGGACCACTCTGACGAGGAGAAGCGTCTACTGAGTGACATGAAGAACAAGTTGGAGACGTTGATCTACGAGTTACGGGGAGTTGAGCAAAACGAGGCGAAGTTGGCCGAGTTGGACGAGCTTCTCGATTGGTTGGACTACGAGAGTGGAGATGCCACTTTTAGTGATGTTTCTAAAAGATATGAGGAGTTGCATGGAGAATACCGTGTCATCCTAGAGGGTGGGCCATCTGCTGCTCTAGACACGGAGGAGCAGGATGTCCACGACGAGCTCTAA
- a CDS encoding uncharacterized protein (PKUD0C01360; Pfam Domains: CHCH(2.7e-07)) has product MSTSNTYDGISNSNFTDKKRGTEIVFENDKLPAEIPHVKEIGATTGPLLSASYFIADRCQEFNDDFMMCQKENGTNGAVNCLKEGRKVTRCASSVLRDLNTHCKDEFEMHFKCLNYSNMEFKNCRKAESMLNECVFKSLGLKKTIPGDGGREVWKNQIYKPIHPHFPSEKAFERQQEQ; this is encoded by the coding sequence ATGTCTACATCCAACACCTATGACGGTATATCCAATTCGAATTTCACAGACAAGAAGAGGGGCACTGAGATTGTCTTTGAGAATGACAAGCTTCCTGCGGAGATTCCACACGTGAAGGAGATTGGAGCAACCACTGGGCCATTATTAAGTGCTTCGTATTTTATTGCCGACCGGTGCCAAGAGTTCAACGATGACTTTATGATGTGTCAGAAGGAGAACGGTACGAACGGTGCCGTGAATTGTCTCAAGGAGGGTCGGAAGGTGACTCGGTGTGCGTCTAGTGTGTTGAGGGATCTCAACACGCACTGTAAGGACGAGTTTGAGATGCATTTCAAGTGTCTCAACTACTCCAACATGGAGTTCAAGAACTGTAGAAAGGCAGAGAGCATGCTGAACGAGTGTGTCTTTAAGAGTCTTGGATTAAAAAAGACCATTCCAGGTGACGGTGGCCGGGAGGTTTGGAAGAACCAAATCTACAAGCCAATCCATCCTCATTTTCCTAGTGAGAAGGCGTTTGAGAGGCAACAAGAGCAATGA
- a CDS encoding uncharacterized protein (PKUD0C01350; similar to Saccharomyces cerevisiae YLR115W (CFT2); ancestral locus Anc_8.308) has translation MLEFQTVGTPTSQGKLITIDDTVTILADPGWSGIETDLDCYTPLVSKIDIILLSQSTVDFIGALPYLYYRFPLLENVPIFSTLPTMKMGKTAVLEFYSTLKLLGPVNNTFKLELSFINSIFNRIKSLNYSQTIRISIKSVNLSITSLNSGYSLGGSIWVVENNKKEKIIYAPMWNHSKDNYLNGCNIFSNQLILRPTTFITNSEVTSTKFSHNSRLNLMLQNLNRIIHNNNNILIPITLTARFFEVILPILTKSNVNAPIYLVNYTKLENLKILGNFIEWMNSNIIKFWETQSSKLLENNRIKCINLREVEDLMDSRPAIFFVDYLDHRDSNFWQLVSRFENFKKNFTILMTEKPNPNSNMNNLYKSWKHNIDSTELNPKEGELTDISMEVDISSFVEVPLHGSDLSKYEKLVAESKEKEIQRLKEVEELAKQQKQEEQDENEDDEEDDEDDDDDIVNGTGNGTVNGDRDGRLGRKDLVQDEAAEQANLENQTKYQFNESTILRMDQILSIPRDFDFRLFKERQRVFPNVNLKLSIDDYGVVIKHADFQTYENDRFPIIADRTNNENAGLGNGRLCDGNGDDDAGSEGGDYEGNRNVGNNRKKRKITESYSLDPLKDPVQRIYTTRKLKITCGFTFIDMSGQHDLRSLKISIEKLKPRKLIILPEFKNGNVNNLIEELNKDIMVNKNLNTEVLKSKLNKSLNLGDLITNYEILIDDDLAKSLNWNLLNDEYNVSSINGIVEKIKDWDYKLVKDGGDGSNKEKSKIKIGDIKLTKLRNILSKNHSVELLGDGRLIIDDEIIVSKEDDGDLKISSNLSPLFYTIKQTIENLLATI, from the coding sequence ATGCTTGAGTTCCAAACCGTTGGAACACCAACTTCCCAGGGAAAACTCATCACCATCGATGACACTGTCACCATCCTTGCAGACCCTGGTTGGTCCGGTATAGAAACAGACCTCGACTGCTACACCCCCCTTGTCTCCAAAATTGACATCATCCTGCTATCCCAGTCCACTGTGGACTTCATTGGTGCTCTACCCTACCTCTACTATAGATTCCCCCTGCTGGAAAATGTCCCGATATTCAGTACCTTGCCCACCATGAAGATGGGCAAAACGGCTGTCTTGGAGTTCTACTCAACCTTGAAACTCTTGGGGCCCGTCAACAACACCTTCAAATTGGAACTCTCCTTCATCAACTCCATCTTCAACAGAATCAAGTCGTTGAACTACTCCCAGACAATCAGGATATCCATTAAATCGGTCAACTTGTCCATTACTTCGTTGAACTCGGGCTACTCCTTGGGTGGATCCATTTGGGTGGTggaaaacaacaagaaagaaaaaatcatttaTGCACCAATGTGGAATCATAGCAAGGATAACTACCTAAACGGTTGTAACATCTTTAGTAACCAGCTGATCTTGAGACCAACTACATTTATCACAAATTCAGAAGTAACCTCTACCAAATTCTCCCATAATAGCCGATTGAACCTAATGTTGCAAAACTTAAATCGAATCATCcataacaacaacaacattcTAATACCAATCACATTAACGGCTAGGTTCTTTGAAGTCATTCTACCCATTCTCACCAAGTCTAACGTAAACGCCCCAATCTATCTCGTCAACTATACAAAGTTagaaaacttgaaaattttggGAAACTTTATAGAATGGATGAACTCAAATATCATCAAGTTCTGGGAAACCCAGTCATCAAAACTACTTGAAAATAACCGTATTAAATGTATAAACCTTAGGGAGGTGGAGGACCTCATGGATAGCCGACCTGCAATATTTTTCGTTGATTATCTCGATCATAGAGATTCAAACTTTTGGCAACTCGTATCAAGATTcgaaaactttaaaaagAACTTCACCATCTTGATGACTGAAAAGCCTAACCCAAATTCAAACATGAACAACCTGTACAAATCATGGAAACACAACATTGATTCTACAGAATTGAACCCCAAGGAGGGAGAATTGACCGACATCTCCATGGAAGTTGATATCTCATCGTTTGTTGAAGTGCCCCTTCATGGCTCTGATTTATCCAAGTACGAGAAATTAGTTGCGGAATcgaaggagaaggagataCAGAGACTCaaagaggttgaagaaCTTGCTAAGCAAcagaaacaagaagaacaagacGAAAATGAGGATGACGAGgaggatgatgaagatgacgacgATGATATCGTCAATGGGACTGGCAATGGCACTGTCAATGGTGATCGTGATGGGCGTCTTGGAAGAAAAGATCTAGTTCAGGATGAGGCCGCCGAACAAGccaatttggaaaatcaGACCAAGTATCAATTCAACGAATCAACCATCTTAAGAATGGATCAGATTTTGAGTATCCCAAGAGACTTCGACTTCAGGCTCTTCAAAGAACGCCAACGGGTTTTTCCTAACgtcaatttgaaattatcaattgatgattaCGGTGTCGTTATAAAACATGCAGATTTCCAAACATACGAGAATGATCGATTCCCAATTATAGCTGATCGTAccaacaatgaaaatgccGGTCTTGGAAATGGCCGTCTTTGTGATGGTAATGGTGACGATGATGCTGGTAGTGAGGGAGGCGATTATGAGGGTAACCGCAATGTTGGAAATAATAGGAAAAAACGGAAAATCACTGAATCTTACTCTTTGGATCCACTAAAGGATCCTGTACAGCGTATCTATACTACGCGCAAACTCAAGATAACATGTGGGTTTACATTTATCGACATGAGTGGACAACACGACTTGAGGTCTCTCAAGATATCCATTGAAAAGCTGAAACCCCGTAAATTGATCATATTACCAGAATTTAAGAACGGGAATGTCAACAATCTCATTGAGGAATTGAACAAAGATATCATGGTCAACAAAAACTTAAACACAGAAGTTCTAAAATCGAAACTGAATAAATCGTTGAACTTGGGAGATTTGATTACAAATTACGAAATCTTAATCGATGATGACCTAGCAAAATCACTCAATTGGAACCTATTGAATGATGAATATAATGTCTCCTCAATAAACGGTATTGTcgaaaaaattaaagattgGGATTACAAACTAGTCAAGGACGGTGGTGACGGCTCTAACAAGGAGAAatctaaaatcaaaattggTGACATCAAATTGACAAAGCTACGTAACATTCTAAGCAAGAACCACAGTGTAGAATTGTTAGGTGATGGTAGATTGATTATAGACGATGAAATCATAGTCTCTAAGGAGGATGACGGCGATCTAAAGATAAGCTCGAATCTCTCTCCTCTGTTTTACACGATAAAGCAGACAATCGAAAATTTATTAGCAACTATTTAA
- a CDS encoding uncharacterized protein (PKUD0C01370; similar to Saccharomyces cerevisiae YLL012W (YEH1) and YLR020C (YEH2); ancestral locus Anc_5.200) yields MITIAPLWGITLLIAIFIYSVLHFFLSPSRNTHIEPRPLPYAEKPPHGVSLKRLCDILNISLVTCSLTTSDGYTVTLHRLNWPLSKSSLSSSYHPNDKIPVLCIPGLLQSPMAFLSAGYDSLAYLLLKNGHTVYLGNNRGGSVDDHLTENSLSSFYWNFTVTDMALDIVAMAQYIDSPLALMGHSQGTAQILHLLHNNWLDKDTFKRLILLAPALYGGEILEKSIFFKLLHTLNCNGKIFTFFFGRSAFMPILMVLHRWTKSLPGYTTASYMVFHALFHWNDRLWNASCKRVHFQASPVYTSVRCIKWWLDEFKCNCSFIDERVPFPAEMPPIFAVTGGKDTIVNNRLFMNRMQREGVLLENIHRDEYSHLDVLWSRDLLDVVGTRLLAFLEE; encoded by the coding sequence ATGATCACCATTGCCCCCCTATGGGGAATTACTCTCTTAATTGCCATCTTTATTTATTCAGTCTTACATTTCTTCCTCTCACCTTCTAGAAACACCCATATAGAACCCCGGCCATTACCTTACGCGGAAAAACCCCCCCATGGCGTCTCCTTGAAACGTCTCTGTGATATCCTCAACATCTCGCTCGTCACGTGCTCTCTGACAACTTCAGATGGTTACACTGTCACCCTTCACAGGCTCAATTGGCCATTATCTAAATCttcattgtcttcatcataTCACCCCAATGACAAAATACCCGTCCTTTGCATTCCTGGCCTCCTCCAATCTCCAATGGCCTTCTTATCTGCTGGTTATGACTCCCTGGCATATCTcctattgaaaaatggcCATACCGTTTATCTCGGTAATAATAGAGGAGGCTCAGTAGATGATCATTTAACAGAAAATTCATTGTCTAGTTTTTATTGGAACTTTACAGTAACTGATATGGCTCTCGATATTGTTGCAATGGCTCAATATATTGACTCTCCTTTGGCTCTTATGGGCCATTCCCAGGGAACTGCACAGATCCTCCATTTACTGCATAACAACTGGTTGGACAAGGACACTTTTAAGAGATTGATTCTTCTTGCCCCTGCTTTATATGGGGGGGAAATCCTTGAAAAATCCATCTTCTTTAAACTGTTACACACTTTAAATTGTAACGGTAAGATAtttaccttcttctttggcCGCTCGGCATTTATGCCCATCCTTATGGTTCTTCATAGATGGACCAAGTCCCTTCCCGGATATACGACGGCATCTTATATGGTCTTCCATGCTCTCTTCCATTGGAACGACCGCTTATGGAACGCATCGTGCAAGAGGGTCCATTTCCAAGCGTCCCCCGTTTACACAAGCGTAAGATGTATCAAATGGTGGCTTGATGAGTTTAAATGCAATTGCTCCTTCATTGACGAACGTGTCCCCTTCCCAGCGGAAATGCCGCCCATCTTCGCCGTCACTGGAGGAAAAGACACTATTGTTAATAACCGTCTCTTTATGAACCGCATGCAAAGAGAAGGGGTCTTGTTAGAGAACATACATCGGGATGAGTACTCGCATCTTGATGTCCTGTGGAGCAGGGATCTCTTGGACGTGGTTGGGACTAGACTGCTGGCGTTTCTCGAAGAGTAA
- a CDS encoding uncharacterized protein (PKUD0C01390; similar to Saccharomyces cerevisiae YDR120C (TRM1); ancestral locus Anc_8.274), with the protein MWWRTEWKGSTTCTKLAKSIKLMKLNQLIKLKLYRFCRENIQQFENFHSLRICTFFFFFHHNRNFLHFACFGGDACHCHPFPLYFFLMLRRLSRMSNLGKLATAAAKMSTAAESPENGASVTTGTSETTAESNTTTTKTTTKTTITTTTRAEASAAPNTTKGADGCGEIDMDKYDLLKEGTTTILFPKNHVFYNPVQQYNRDLSSLAIRTFGKRLSAERTLKRSRKGEKATDDRPFMHLLEALSASGLRAIRYSKEVPLLEKVVANDLSKDAVRSIQLNIDYNGAKNVVAQHSNAITHMATHGDEYHIIDLDPYGTVAPFVDSALNAVKNGGLLLITCTDLGVLAGNGYPEKCYSLYGGVNVWGDATHESALRLVLGLVARSGGKYGIAIEPLLSLSIDFYVRVFVRVWRKPVKVKELMSANTLVAKCSGCHSSVMQRMGKMESLDNGGKSRTKYGLAKVEQEFTAQCVHCGFSNHICGPMWGGKLHNKEFVEEMLQELEQTSGGKEGDVEYGTIERMRGMLTMAHQEIEAPLYFNVSTLSSVLKIPVPTMEEVVSALGNGGYDVSLTHAAPSCIKTNAPWRFIWQIGRALAQRSGLDSSRLSTGTAGYRILNGAEDVRDVKDDKDIQEVQDIDFTENAVTKRVRKLRSMKIRRHQVNPTKNWGPKARPS; encoded by the coding sequence ATGTGGTGGAGGACGGAGTGGAAGGGATCGACGACTTGTACGAAGTTGGCCAAATCGatcaagttgatgaaactgAACCAGTTGATCAAGTTGAAGTTGTACAGATTTTGTAGAGAGAATATTCAacagtttgaaaattttcataGTTTGCGAATTTgcacatttttttttttttttcaccatAACAGAaattttttgcattttgCATGTTTTGGTGGAGATGCTTGTCATTGTCACCCGTTTCCTCTATACTTCTTCTTAATGTTGCGTAGACTGAGTAGGATGAGCAACTTGGGAAAACTAGCAACTGCAGCGGCAAAGATGTCCACTGCAGCAGAGAGTCCTGAGAATGGTGCAAGTGTAACAACAGGTACATCAGAAACCACTGCAGAATCAAATACAACTACAACTAAAACTACAACTAAAACTACAATTACTACTACTACCCGAGCAGAAGCTAGTGCAGCACCAAATACAACCAAGGGTGCCGACGGCTGCGGAGAAATCGATATGGACAAATACGACCTTCTCAAGGAAGGAACCACGACGATTCTCTTTCCAAAGAACCATGTGTTTTACAATCCAGTGCAACAGTACAATAGAGACCTTTCATCTCTAGCGATCCGGACTTTTGGCAAGAGGTTGAGCGCCGAGCGGACGTTGAAGAGGAGCCGCAAGGGGGAGAAGGCCACAGATGACAGGCCGTTTATGCATCTCCTGGAGGCATTGAGTGCCAGTGGGTTAAGAGCTATTCGGTATTCCAAGGAGGTACCGCTCTTGGAGAAGGTTGTTGCAAACGATCTCTCCAAGGACGCCGTGCGTTCCATCCAACTCAACATTGATTACAATGGCGCAAAGAACGTTGTTGCGCAGCACAGCAATGCCATTACACACATGGCTACCCATGGAGATGAGTACCATATTATTGATCTCGACCCCTATGGGACGGTTGCTCCCTTTGTCGACAGTGCTCTTAATGCAGTCAAGAATGGCGGGCTGCTCCTTATTACATGCACAGATTTGGGAGTTTTAGCTGGGAATGGGTATCCGGAGAAATGCTATTCTCTCTATGGAGGAGTCAATGTATGGGGGGATGCCACCCATGAGAGTGCCCTCCGTTTGGTGTTGGGCTTGGTGGCCCGCAGTGGGGGGAAATACGGGATTGCCATTGAACCTCTCTTGTCTTTGAGTATAGACTTCTACGTGAGAGTGTTTGTTAGGGTATGGAGGAAACCCGTTAAGGTGAAGGAGCTCATGTCTGCCAACACCCTCGTTGCCAAGTGTAGTGGATGTCATTCGAGTGTGATGCAGCGTATGGGCAAGATGGAGTCTCTCGACAATGGTGGGAAGAGCAGAACAAAGTACGGGCTTGCGAAGGTTGAGCAAGAATTCACTGCCCAATGTGTCCACTGTGGGTTCAGCAACCACATATGTGGGCCAATGTGGGGAGGAAAGCTGCACAACAAAGAGTTTGTGGAGGAGATGCTCCAAGAGTTGGAGCAAACCAGTGGCGGCAAAGAAGGAGATGTTGAGTATGGGACCATTGAACGGATGCGTGGTATGCTTACTATGGCCCACCAAGAAATTGAGGCGCCTCTGTACTTCAACGTCAGCACACTCTCGAGTGTGTTGAAGATTCCTGTTCCAACGATGGAGGAGGTTGTGTCGGCCTTGGGGAATGGTGGCTACGATGTGTCATTAACACATGCTGCACCTAGTTGTATCAAGACGAATGCTCCCTGGCGGTTTATTTGGCAGATTGGCCGGGCGCTTGCGCAGCGTAGCGGTCTAGACAGCAGCCGTCTCTCTACAGGGACTGCTGGGTACCGTATTCTAAATGGAGCTGAAGATGTTAGGGACGTTAAAGACGATAAAGATATTCAAGAAGTTCAAGACATTGATTTCACAGAGAATGCCGTCACCAAGAGAGTGAGAAAGCTGCGTAGTATGAAAATCAGGAGACACCAGGTGAATCCAACCAAGAATTGGGGGCCAAAGGCAAGACCGAGCTGA
- a CDS encoding uncharacterized protein (PKUD0C01400), with translation MHTPFTTVPTTILSVLVSVPQRHSNLVPIVEQNLSCFLHPCYSLLQRRPLLTVNVRELTHVHIEPRQRLHLKVPQQQLVQSLQHRQRVPATTGTRNMHTTDTFFPMVAQVALLNVNVNKNIVSRYRYALQLREGRQRVSLRYPNNPLSTYLSRPCREHVNDLRHCSSVHSQRWLHGGRTHQLLSLSNENLTS, from the coding sequence ATGCACACACCGTTCACCACGGTACCCACCACCATCCTCTCTGTCCTCGTCAGCGTACCGCAACGTCACTCCAATCTCGTCCCGATAGTTGAACAAAACCTCTCCTGCTTCCTGCATCCGTGCTATAGCCTCCTCCAACGGCGCCCGCTCCTCACGGTCAATGTACGAGAGCTCACACACGTTCATATTGAACCTCGTCAACGTCTCCATCTGAAGGTTCCGCAACAGCAACTCGTCCAATCCCTTCAGCACAGGCAACGCGTCCCCGCCACCACTGGCACTCGCAACATGCACACCACAGACACGTTCTTCCCCATGGTCGCCCAAGTTGCCCTTCTCAATGTCAACGTCAATAAGAATATCGTGTCCAGATATCGATATGCGCTCCAACTCCGTGAAGGTCGTCAAAGAGTGTCTCTCCGCTACCCGAATAATCCCCTCTCGACATACCTTTCCCGGCCGTGTCGAGAGCACGTCAATGATCTCCGCCATTGCAGCAGTGTCCATTCCCAGCGTTGGCTTCATGGAGGGAGAACTCATCAACTACTGTCACTGTCAAACGAGAATCTAACTTCTTGA